The following nucleotide sequence is from Juglans microcarpa x Juglans regia isolate MS1-56 chromosome 6D, Jm3101_v1.0, whole genome shotgun sequence.
GTTTTATCATCACTAAATGTAGATGCTGATCTATTTTTTAAACcagaatttatttgtatttggtgttttttttttttttttctaaatattctcCGGACAAGTTGAAGTGAACTTAAGACCATCTTTCTTTATGTAATAAATTATGGATCAAGAGTAGCATTTTATGATTTCTGCCATATTGAGGCATCAATTTCCTGCATCTTATTTTTGTAGGTTTTTACAATGGCTTTCCTAAGTAAAATTGGGAATATGCTTAGACAGAGAGCGAGCAAGCAGATCAGCTCTGAATTTTGTGCTTTGAAACCGTCAGTCTATCAAGCTATACGATGTTTGTCGTCCATGTCAACTTCTAAACTTTTTATTGGAGGTGCAACAATACTTCATTTGTAGTTGTAATTGTGAAGTCGTTTCTTTGTGTTAAGATTTCTCATAACTGTCAATTTCAGGTCTTTCATATGCCACAGATGAGCAAAGTCTTAAGGAAGCTTTTGCAAAATATGGTGAAGTTGTTGAAGGTCCGTACTTACATTTATCACATTTTAAGTTAAGTTTTATGGCATTCTGGCCTTGATCTCTGGAAATAggatttcaaatttattgttcAAGTTCCTCCCGTCTCCTTTTGCACTagtgataaataaaatattgtacactgataaaaaaaatattgtgcatAATGTAATTGCATTTTTTGAAATCCAAAAAGAATGACTATGGAAATTGAAATATCTTTTTGAAGGGGGGTTTTTTGTGTCTTATTATCTTCGGTGagtgtttttcttctttttttctcatgtACACTTGGCTTGGATGAATTTGAGCAATTGGTAGAGGATTGCTGTTTCCCCTTCTGAATTCCCCCATTGTATTTTGAATTATATCCACTGTATTATTGGTAGACAAGCTTGAATACTAGCAATACAGGCTGATTAATCTGGTGGCTTTTGTAGCAAGAATCATTATGGATCGTGAGACTGGTAGATCCAGAGGATTTGGCTTTGTTACATACACTTCTAGTGAAGAGGCTTCCAGTGCTATCCAGGCATTGGATGGACAGGTAATGTTAGTGCTTTGGTGCTCTTTATTTATGGGTGTTTTTGTCTATGACCTGTAGCAGATGAAGTTGGGTTCTTTGGTGTGGGCATGACCTTTTCACTCTACATCTCTGAAATTATTCCGTGACAGCCATTGTTGCCTCCGATGATATCATCTAGTGGCTATATCTTAACTTGCCCTATTCACTTGTAGTGCTACAATGTAACTTTCGTTGCATGCCAGATTTTTCCAACTGCTACCTTCACTTGCGTTTaagatatttgaattgaaaaaccCGGAAGATTATTGGTGATGTCACAGGACTTTCAagttttatatttgattttttttgacGTGGAGATCTTTGAAGCTTGAAAATCCCTGTGGAAATAAAAGGCCTTGTCTGGCAAATGTTAGAATTCCTTCCTATTGAGAGACTCCAGGCAGTGCAACTAATCTCTAAATGGTTACTGTAGTGAAACTTTGCTAacttataattcttttaacCTCTAGTCTGATGTTAATTTTGGTATTTACCCATTATTTTTGGCGACGTGTGGGAtagaaatgaatagtaaataCAATAATCATGAGCCACATGTCACTAGATTCCCCCTGGGATCAAACTGCAATTCAAGTGGGAGGCTATGGCCTtgggttgctgtgctagtctccccaGAGGTTTaagttccatgggtgagtcctaagggctctgctCGTGGGATGGTTTCcctgtcttaaaaaaaaaaaattacaagaatcaTGATTCTGTTCACAAACTCCACTGTGTCTCATTCCCACTAATTATGAATGTTTTATGGATTAGTTCCACGTTttaatatgttgagaatttttaGTTGGCCCTTTTTTTAACTCTTCTTGATAATAACTTTCTTCCTAGGATCTTCATGGTCGTCGTGTAAGGGTGAATTATGCTACTGATAGGGCTCGCCCCAGCTTTGGAGGTGGCAATTATGGCGGCGGCTATGGTGGGGGTGGCGGCGGCTATGGTGGTGGCGGCGGCGGCTATGGTAACAGTGcttatggtggtggtggaggataTGGTGCTGGTGGTAGTGGATATGGCTCAGGTGGGTATGGTTCTGGTGGGAATTAtcaaggtggtggtggtggtggtggtaacTACGGTAGTGACAGCTATGGAGGTGGTGCTGCTGGTAGTGGCTTTGGTGGAAGTGGTGTTGGCTATAGCGGTGATGGTAATTATGCAGGTGGAAACACTTACGAAGGTGTGAACAGTGGAGGCTATGGCAGTACTGCTGGAAATTACGGTGTTGCTGGTGGTGATGGTGGTAGTGATAACTATGTCGGTGCTGGTAACAGCACTAACATTGGTGGTGGTGGATTTGATGGAGGTATTGGACAGGGGTCAGATGGTGTCAATCAATTTGGTAGCAATGAGAGTAGCAGCATGGGTGATGTAGCTGGAGATTTTAACCAGGATGATCCATTGGAAGAAAACCAAAGGGATGATGGCGATGAGACTGGTGATTTCGCCAAAAGAGCCTGAAAAAAGCCTCTGATAGCAGGACTTTTAACTTGCTCTCCACCCAGTATTATGAGTAAACTGTTTTTTGCATTAGTATTTTAGTCCTCCCCTATTCTCCACAgtgaacaatttattttattcttgttggATTTGGTTCTGAGATCTTGACTTTGATGCATTCTCAACTGTGTTTTCCCAAAtgataaacaaaagaaactttCCAGCAAATAGTTGCCAGCCTAAGCATTCATTGCAATTGCCCCTAGGaccctctttctttctcaattCTGTTGGGTGCGTGTCTGCTTTTGTTTCTGTATGTGCATTTGTCTGAAAGGATGCTTTCTGCCTTGCATATGGAGGCAAACATGTTCATTAAAGGAGATCCATTTTCAAGACATACGTAGTCAAGCGAATTAATAAGCCTGCAACTGCAATTTGATACTCTTGCTGTAGACACTCGTTTGTCTgcagttttctttctttgaaacCTTTAGGCAAACCATGTTACCCTTTGAGTTTGTGATAGGTAAAgggtgatttaatattaaaatagtgTGGTCTATTGTGTGACctttatttgtctttttttttttttttgtaggtatTGTATCAAACCTAAATATAGCCTAATGTTATCCTTCATATCGGAAGTAAAGTAGTGCGTTcttatttcaattttcactCATCTACTTCTcttggagagtgagatgagataaaattaagagtgagatgagagaattttatgggattttgaaaaaagagaaaacagttgaataaaaaatattataaaatttaaatattaaaatatatattttaatattattattatttgaaaaaggttaaattgttttttattttttgtttgaaagttcgagaaagttgtaatgattaatttgattgTATTGTGTATGAGTaatatttagagatgagataaaatgagagtaATATGGGAATTACAGTTAGTCAAGCGGAAATAAAAAGGAATATGGGAATAAATCTTAAAGAATAAAGCGGAATCCAGCCAATGTAAAGATTCCTATATTCTTTAAACACAGCAAAActtgatttcatttcatttcaatgcTCATTTTTCGTCCATTAAGAACAGAACTCTTTGTGCGTTTAGAATAACAGGAGAACCTTTCTTGCTTTTCTCCACAATCTGCTTGATCAATTGCTTCTCAAACTCATCATCCCAATCACTTTTTTCATCTTCACTTGCACCGACGTCATTCAATTCTTGAACCTCAGTCGTGTGACCTCCAAATGATCTCTCCTCGCAAGAAAAGAACTCCATAGATGATATCTCATTTTCGATTGCAAGATGTGGCATGGAACCGTCTATGCCACCATTTTGAGGGGTGTATGCACGTCGATCCGACATTTTGAAGCCCTCTTGATGCTTATTTTCACTGACCCTTGATGGTAAATCCTGATATGCTGAATCACCTGTCTTGATTTTTTCTATGCAAGCCTCATTGTATGCATCTGGAGTTTCCCCTGAAAGGTTCACAATCAAAGGCCGGGCCACAGGATTGCATTCTTGAGCAATTGAACTTTCTGGGCTAGAGGAATATCCTCGTTCATATCTTGAGAATCCATTCCAAGGACTTGTCCGCACTGATTCCATGCGGTTTAACTGTCCCTGGCTATTTTGAAGGGCTGCCTCAAGCTCCTGTACATGTTCTTCGAGTCTAGATTGAATAACCTCATGCAGACGCAGGCTCAATTCTCGTGGTGAAATAGCATAGTTTCCAGAGTGAGGGGTGGAGGTGTCCCCCACATCTTGATTTGACTTAGGTTGTGCAACAGCTTGGCCATGGATCATATCTGTTCTCAACTCACCTTGAGCAAAATCTGCTACAAATTCCGGATCAAGCTGCATATATATTAAGCTCTGTCAACACTTGTAGAcaaaatataacatgaaatcGTGCAATCTATGCAAGTAAAGAGCAATATCCATGGCGTTGATGATGAATAGTTTCTGGATTTGTGTTTCCATTCTTCAAGATTAATGTTAAGCACGTTCCCATATGCAAAACATGGTTGCTTCTGTAAGGCAAATATATCGTGCAAAGGCCGGAACCAGCAATGGGGACATGGTTATAATAAAACTTGACATTCATCAAGTCAAAACACTAATCTAGCTACAAGTGGCTAATTTTATGTTACCACATCGATTGACTGCATTTTGGACTGCATATGGTGGCAAATGAAATCAAAATGAAACTAAGCTATAGAGTGGATGCTAGAACATTAAGGGTGTCCTTTGCTTCTCTTTATAGAGATAGCTCTAGGGTTGAACCCATTGAACAAGGACTTAACGAGACGAACCTCACCATATCTTGTACttcagttttatttatttatttattaaactaCTATATAATGGAAGATGAATCTTGAACAGATTTTGTAGTGCCAAGTTAAAGTGATTTATTATGCCTATAATTTAGGTCAATAACACTTACAGAAAGGAAACTTGTTATTACTTGAATTTCAAAATCAGAGATCATCTGATTACACTCGACAAGTCATGCCCCAACATTAAGCATTCTGGAAATTTTGAATACTTTAGAaatctagaaaataatttttttaaaaaagctaGAAATATCATATCTATGAGTCTATGAATCAAAagagagaaagttgaataaGGCGTATTAGATTCAAAAGATGAAAGTAGCTTATTGTATCAGCATAATAATGAATTTGCTTCTAAACTTTGACTAAATGGACAGAATGCAGGTTTAAGTAACTTCATAGCAAAAGTTTCTTGGCATATATGTCTTCACTGAAAGATCACGTCCATTCCCATGATTGCTTATCGaaaagggttttctttttttcgaaataccttttttcaaaatagaataaaaacaaatatacagAAAAAAGGCAATGATACAGCTAAACATCCAGTCCAATGCATATGTTGCACACCAGAGTCGTGAACCCAAGTTATCAACCAGTTACAAAGAATTCAAAGATAAGAAGGCTTACCTCAACAAGATCAGAGAATCTTCTGTCCAAACTAGATGCATTCATGTTTAGCTCCAACCTCTCAAGTTCTGCTTCAAGCTCTGCTTCAATTTTACTCATAGGTTCTGAGCTCTCCTCTACACTCtgatcatataattttttaccaTCATATTTAGTTGAAATATCTATAGACAGTTCAGGGGAAGCTGCAGTTAGTGTCCTGTCATAGGAGTTGTCACAAGTATCCTGTGATTTATAGCCTTCATTAGCTAGCTCCTTCACTATCATTGAATCTTTCATATCTAGCTCATCTTGTAGATCTTGGACGAAGTTCTGAGTCTGCTTCAATTTCTCTTTCAGGCTGTCAacttctcttttatttgttttgaaagaATATAACATACCAAAATAAATCCCAAGACAGAAAAGATTTATTCCATCTTGTGACCCTGATGAATGTAAAAGCGTTAATGCCAAGACATTAATTATAATGGCATTATAAAAATACTAAGAcaatatgaaattaaataaatattgaagATAATCAATAAGTGTGATAACAGGTAACCTAATTCACTGGAAGGCCAATACAATTATTTTCTAGCTTAGAGAGTTCCATCAGATATTTTATTGGGACCATTGTCAGTAAAGGATGCATGTCAATAAAAGAAAGCATTCCCACTAGCTTGCTCCCATCAGCTAGCAAGTGTGTGCCAAAGGCAGATGAAGACTCACTGTCTAGTATGAATGAAAGGTATGTCAAATCTTTGCTGCAGATACAGCAAGGACCATATTTGCATAAACAGGACGTTTTCTAAATTCTACAGCTAGGCATTTTAAATGGAAGAGCAATGCCGGACAGATTGTTGTCACCACATCTGATATAGAATATTTGATTTTAACTGATTAGAATTATTTGGTTGTGGCTTGTCGCAAAATGGTTTCAGGAATTGCTGGGGTTTTAGTTAAATATGAAATGTGGAAAAGACTTGAAGGGATTTGGAGGTTTGAATCCAAGATTCTAGGAGACAAATCCAGCTAAaacaggaaaagaaagagaagaacaaCAAATGGACAAATGTCTATGCAAACGCAATCACACCTTAAAAACACTCCGCAGGAAAAACTCTCAATCTCTGAATAAACTGACAGGCTAAAAGAGTTTGAAAAGGCTGCCATTTAGGAACTAAGCTGTACCACCATTGGTAGGTCAGCACAATGGAACAATTCTACTGCCTAAGAGACAGAACCTATGTCATTTCCAGGCCTCTGAGATTTTGTGGACAGAACCTACGTCATTTCCAGGCCTctgagattttcttttcttttgataagtgaaCTTttgagtttataaaataaataatcccATTCCCTAGCTTTATTGCTAAAATAATTTTCGCTTCACAGCATCCAATCTttcttacccaaaaaaaaagagaaaagaaaaacagccTAGAAGCAGCTTCAAGCATAGCTATATATGGATTCAATTTTTTTCGGTAAACAAGATTTATTGACTATACGAATAGGCCAGAGCCCAAGTATATgtgacatatacaagagcaacgctTAAGCGTCCTAGTTTAGTAATACAAggaatttatgaaaagtcatgacatgaaaatcaattacaaatgaccaatggagtaaagtattgaaaaagaaatttctaagctcatccattgacagctcttgatcttcaaaaagaaaatatggatTCATCAAAACAAAAGCATTACCTCTTTATTGCAAACAAATTGCAGAGAAGTAAATGAGGGAAAGAGAGCTTACAATTTAAAAGGCACAAGTCCATTGATTTGCTGAGTTCTAAAGATTTCACATATCTGTAAGCCctcaatattaaataaaaagctGATAAATAATCTCAAATATCTAGAGAAAACGACCAAAAATCCTAAGGTCTGAATTCTGAAGTCCTAATCTACTGATCTTCACAGATAATCACAAGGGCTAGAGCTTCTTCTTCCCAGTGGACTCTCAATGTTGTCTGTGTCAGAGGCAAAGAAACCTGTGGCAATGCAGAGAATTAAGGTCAAAGTCAAGGTGTCTGGTTTACGCCTTACGGTGGGGGCTTCCAGTTCATCTTCAGAGGAGGTTGCTTCAAGTTCTAAACCACCTTTAGTAATGATGCTTATAGGTCCCTAGGGAAAGAACTTGCCAAGAACTTGTGGCAAGTTCTTCCCCTTGGGGAAAGTCAGAGAGAGAAAGTGTGTACCTGATATTTTCAGACTCTAATAGCTAAGGGAAACTTTTCAGCACAATTACATAATCTAACAACCATCCTAAGGACAGTACCTAATTTCTGCAAATCAGGAAACTAATGAACTAGGAAACTTCAAacaccattattttattaaaaaaaaaaaagacccgaAACTCATGGGCTATGGCTAATGCACATACCATGGTTttgcaaattaaaaaactaccactggtaaaaacttaaaaagaaataaataaaactgaaCCAGCTTCATACAAACTTATGGACATAAACTAAGATTCTAAGACACAACCAAGAGTCTAGAAAACCTTGGACTGAATTTCTCTGTTATGTCTTCAAATATGTTCTTTTGGATTATTTTGTGGTCTGCCCAAAAGTGAAAACGGAAAAATGGGATTGGTCTACTAAACATTAACAGTCCTTTCCCTGGTGACAGAGAAATTTCTACTTAAAGTGGATACTCAAAATCTACCAGAAGTATTTATTGTTTCAGGGATGGATGCAAATTCTACATTTGCATTCTTTTCCTAATTTCTTGGGCTTGTCGACTGATGAAGCGTacatgtaaatataattttatggtgGCAGATTTGTTCCCcttttcatataataaaaataaacagctccactattttccttttcataaaagagtttaattttttctttcttttttttttttttttgggggggggggggggggggggggtggggcgTTTCCAAAACCATAGAGAAAAAAACAAGACTTAACAATTAGACGTGCCATTCTTTGGGACCTGAGTtttaccaacaaaaaaaaaaaaaagactaaacatttttttttagagctGAGAAAAATCTTAGCATTAATAAGAAGCAATTGAAGTGAAGAATGCTTTCCTCATTGAATGAAAAAACATTTAGTGGATAAACTTGAACAAAATTTCAAGGAAATGAGATCCATACCACCTTGTGAAAGGGTGTTCTTTACACTGACCATTTTGATGGAGCTGCTCAATCTTCCATTTCCATCATTTCTTGTCCTTTTCATCTGACTCAAGAACTCTAAAGACCCAATTTTCGGTAGTGGAGGAATGCCAGACACATTTTCATTCCTAACCAAACAGGCTTCTTCAAGCATCTTATCTTCCACAAATCCAACTGGTGCACTGAAACAACGATCATTTCCTCTGCCGAGTATTTGGCTTCCAGCAGTACCAAGTAGTGGCCTTGTAGTTGGTGCAGATGGTGATGGAAGGGAACTAAATACATAATTTTCCATTTTAGTATGTTCCTTGTATAGCTGAGCCATAAGACAACTTTCCAGGGAACTTAGGGGTTTAATAAAATGCTCATTGCATTTAGGTCTAAGAGAGCTTCTATTCCTTGAAGAACCATGAAAAGAACCCATCCCAGCAGAAAGACCCACTAATGAATTACCACAATTATCACCACAAAGCCCATTTCCAGCGTCATGCTCTAAAACATCATTTGTTGAGGTTTTTGGTAGTACGCCTAATACAGAGAGTACGTTATGATCTTTATATTCGTCTAAATATCCCAACTTCTCAACATCAAACCCACTGGTGGAAGCTACTTCTGCAGCTGAAGCACCATCTGCTTGGTATATATCTGAAACTCTCTCATCAGAAATCCATTTCTTCTCTGTTGAAACACCATCTCCCAGTTTCATTCTATGTGCCAATCTGTGGAAGGGATGACCTGGGGATTCAGGTTTCCCACAATTAGAGTCCCCAGGAGACAACTCGGGTAAGCTATTAGTATTCTTTAACAGATTTCGCCAATACTTAGCTAAACATCCAGCACTAGCAGCAACTGCAACCACCCACAAATCCATTTCCTCTCTCCCTTCCACAGAAAATACACTAACCTAATTCCACAACAGAAATGTTCCTCTTCGTTTCAATCCTCAGCATAAAGATCCCAAAGCCAACAATTTCCATGAATCCAAAATTGAAAACCCTGAATCTACAATAAAAAACCTCCAAAACTTGCACTTCAAAATAGGTGCTGAAAACTTAAAGCCACCACTTTCTCAGAACCAAAAACCCAATTCAAGGGAATGTTTTCCTGTGTCTCAGTTTTCAGCACAAAATTCTAAGGATGCCATCATTCTTGAAACAGGAAACTATGCGCTAAGCTCAGAATGAACCATACTAAAATTCCAACTTTTTTCTAGTAGTAATCAATTGCAGAAACCAATATCCTAAACCGCGAAACTATACCCAAACACGAACAGCAATCATGTTACAGACATTAAGCCGAATACCTAAACACCATAAAGTTGATGAAAGTTCTGACGTCCGTAAGAGAAAAGAGAACGATgtgtaaaagaagaaaaaaagaaaaagaaacaagaatgtCAAAATGGCTCAGTACGATTCTGACATTCGAAATAAAAGGCttacttttaaaaatcttaCAGACCCAACTTTCTAAGACGATGTTGTTGAATCTCGCGGATTGGATTCCTCTTGACGAATAAGGCCTGTTGTCCCGTTATCTTCACACAAATACACCTACGGCTACGAGTACGAGTTATATTACCAATGGAAAACGAGGGTTttagaatggaaaatgatatgcTCCGTGAATTTGAgaggatattttattttttatttttatttaatagttaagaaaatgattattaataaagttatatattttttatttttattttttttaatgattaagaatgtatTAGTGATAATTCAAATTCATGGAACTGAATAGCAGCagcatttaaaaataaataaaatcaccaaataactttaaaaaataatttatttttttatttttgttcataaaattttacatGGCCTCGTGGAAAATTATACGTGAAGGGTTGGTATTTTTGCTAAACCGAGAGGACcgaattattttttcattaaaaaatgagtttccTTGTAATTGTTTAGTTTATTAGCGAGAAACTTTTTGGATTGGTTACATTATACAACTTCAGagtttaatttcaaaattaaatcaaCCATGAACTTATGATTTTATGATAATGtgctttgttttttcaaaatggaaaatttaaaattaagtttctctgtgatttttctaagaaataatatttatttagagaaaaaaacCATCTCTTATCACTACTAAATGGAAATatgtgcttggccacgtacttGCCACCCTCGAGGTGACCAAAACCGTGGTGGAGCAGCTCTAATTGCCACCCCGACCTCCATGGGATGGCTTGAACGAAGTGACCCATATGGTGGCCATTTTTGGCCACCAGCCACCACGACAACGGTGCACTTCTGACCCCAACGAGTCCTAGAATATAATTAAGGttagatttggatagtgagttgagatgaaatgaaagttaaaagttaaataaaatattattagaatattattttttaatattcttattgttttgatatttgaaaaagttgaattattttttgtgttttatgtaagaatttgtgAAAGctgtaataataagataaaatgagatgggttgagagtatttctcaatccaaactgaacCTAAAGATAGCATCAGCGGCCTCCTCACCTCCtcctactattttttttttttaatttttggatttttattgtaaaaaattatttttatatttactttaaagaattattatcatttaaataaattaaagttgcACACGTGGTAGCATATGATTGGGACGCGTATTTTTCCATTACCTTTGATGGCACTCATTCGGCAATGTGACTTCTGGATTAcaaagttttgataatttacaATGTAACTTGAAACTTCAATTGCTGCATTGTGCATGATCTTTGCTTCTTTTAAGACTTGAAATGATCCTATTATTCTCAACAAAAACTCATGTGAAGGCAATTTGATCATTTTAGACCTTAAAAGGGGACAAAGGGTACACATTACCTTATTAGTTTTCAGATACTAATGAGTTAATAGTGTTTTGGGTCAATATCTATTTTCCATTTACATGGAGGGATTTTTTATACTTTGAAAGCTTTTGAGCATGATTTTGCATTGATTTAGTTAATAGAAACTACTTGGATTCGATCTTACAGTAATTGAATGGAATTAAAGCATGAATAAACTTTAAATGATATTAGTGCAATTGAAATGTCAGTGTTAATGTCAATTAAGAATACATTGTGAGACTTTCTTACTGCTCATGAACTTATAACTTCGTTTGTGTATTGTTAGgtataaatatgtttaatagATGAGGAAAGCGCCGCATGCGATTAAATGTATGGTCACGTGAGATTCATGTGACAGAGGACTGTTAAAGGATCAACTATATCAAATGCACTGTATGAGTTTAGGGATAAAGTGAAGCACCCATATTCTTCTAATATCGGGGATAGTACATAGAAATAAAAACCCTAAAAGATCATAACCATTATGAAAACCTGACCAATGTATTCCAACAAGATACAGATTTATACAAATAAGTTCAAGCGAGATATCCGCACTAGATGGGTGCTATCAACGGCCTAATCGTACTCTGGAAGATAATATGCAAAACTGGGTACTGAGAATCGTACCTATGGAGATGTCTTGCCATATTAGGTCACCCCAACCTTTTTAAATAGGCTACCAAGTACGTACTATTGAGACACAATTTTCATTGGTTATAGTAAGACCTTAATACATCGCAGGCATCCCCCACTGGGCTCCTCGAGCTTTCTTTTTTGGTTGCAGGTCATTAGGGCACGCTGTAGGTATACTAAAATTGCATCAACAATTTGGTATCGTCAGTGGGAATTTATTGATTTGTTCATAAAATGTCTTCAAGATGCCTGGGACTACGTGTTCTAATACGATCTGTGGCTAGGAAGCGACTGCAATAGAAGAGCAAGTGAGAAACAAGATGGAAAGGAGGTTCATGGAGATGGAGGAGAAGCGGAAGAAAATGTCTTT
It contains:
- the LOC121234755 gene encoding uncharacterized protein LOC121234755 isoform X1, which translates into the protein MDLWVVAVAASAGCLAKYWRNLLKNTNSLPELSPGDSNCGKPESPGHPFHRLAHRMKLGDGVSTEKKWISDERVSDIYQADGASAAEVASTSGFDVEKLGYLDEYKDHNVLSVLGVLPKTSTNDVLEHDAGNGLCGDNCGNSLVGLSAGMGSFHGSSRNRSSLRPKCNEHFIKPLSSLESCLMAQLYKEHTKMENYVFSSLPSPSAPTTRPLLGTAGSQILGRGNDRCFSAPVGFVEDKMLEEACLVRNENVSGIPPLPKIGSLEFLSQMKRTRNDGNGRLSSSIKMVSVKNTLSQGGSQDGINLFCLGIYFGMLYSFKTNKREVDSLKEKLKQTQNFVQDLQDELDMKDSMIVKELANEGYKSQDTCDNSYDRTLTAASPELSIDISTKYDGKKLYDQSVEESSEPMSKIEAELEAELERLELNMNASSLDRRFSDLVELDPEFVADFAQGELRTDMIHGQAVAQPKSNQDVGDTSTPHSGNYAISPRELSLRLHEVIQSRLEEHVQELEAALQNSQGQLNRMESVRTSPWNGFSRYERGYSSSPESSIAQECNPVARPLIVNLSGETPDAYNEACIEKIKTGDSAYQDLPSRVSENKHQEGFKMSDRRAYTPQNGGIDGSMPHLAIENEISSMEFFSCEERSFGGHTTEVQELNDVGASEDEKSDWDDEFEKQLIKQIVEKSKKGSPVILNAQRVLFLMDEK
- the LOC121234755 gene encoding uncharacterized protein LOC121234755 isoform X2; this translates as MDLWVVAVAASAGCLAKYWRNLLKNTNSLPELSPGDSNCGKPESPGHPFHRLAHRMKLGDGVSTEKKWISDERVSDIYQADGASAAEVASTSGFDVEKLGYLDEYKDHNVLSVLGVLPKTSTNDVLEHDAGNGLCGDNCGNSLVGLSAGMGSFHGSSRNRSSLRPKCNEHFIKPLSSLESCLMAQLYKEHTKMENYVFSSLPSPSAPTTRPLLGTAGSQILGRGNDRCFSAPVGFVEDKMLEEACLVRNENVSGIPPLPKIGSLEFLSQMKRTRNDGNGRLSSSIKMVSVKNTLSQGSQDGINLFCLGIYFGMLYSFKTNKREVDSLKEKLKQTQNFVQDLQDELDMKDSMIVKELANEGYKSQDTCDNSYDRTLTAASPELSIDISTKYDGKKLYDQSVEESSEPMSKIEAELEAELERLELNMNASSLDRRFSDLVELDPEFVADFAQGELRTDMIHGQAVAQPKSNQDVGDTSTPHSGNYAISPRELSLRLHEVIQSRLEEHVQELEAALQNSQGQLNRMESVRTSPWNGFSRYERGYSSSPESSIAQECNPVARPLIVNLSGETPDAYNEACIEKIKTGDSAYQDLPSRVSENKHQEGFKMSDRRAYTPQNGGIDGSMPHLAIENEISSMEFFSCEERSFGGHTTEVQELNDVGASEDEKSDWDDEFEKQLIKQIVEKSKKGSPVILNAQRVLFLMDEK
- the LOC121234743 gene encoding glycine-rich RNA-binding protein 10; protein product: MAFLSKIGNMLRQRASKQISSEFCALKPSVYQAIRCLSSMSTSKLFIGGLSYATDEQSLKEAFAKYGEVVEARIIMDRETGRSRGFGFVTYTSSEEASSAIQALDGQDLHGRRVRVNYATDRARPSFGGGNYGGGYGGGGGGYGGGGGGYGNSAYGGGGGYGAGGSGYGSGGYGSGGNYQGGGGGGGNYGSDSYGGGAAGSGFGGSGVGYSGDGNYAGGNTYEGVNSGGYGSTAGNYGVAGGDGGSDNYVGAGNSTNIGGGGFDGGIGQGSDGVNQFGSNESSSMGDVAGDFNQDDPLEENQRDDGDETGDFAKRA